In the genome of Streptomyces pactum, one region contains:
- a CDS encoding NADP-dependent succinic semialdehyde dehydrogenase yields the protein MPIATVNPATGETLQTFEALGPEGIEVRLAAADEAARKSRGTGFAERARLMERAAELLEEDLDEIARTVTTEMGKPLAAARAEAAKCARAMRWYARHAEELLADEHPAEADVRDSGARAARVVYRPLGVVLAVMPWNFPLWQVVRFAAPALMAGNVGLLKHASNVPRTALYLEELFRRAGWPRGCFQTLLVGSGAIEGILRDPRVAAATLTGSEPAGRSVAAVAGDEVKKTVLELGGSDPYVVLPSADVARAARTAVTARTQNNGQSCIAAKRFIVHRDVHDEFAARFTEGMAALRVGDPMADGTDIGPLSSERGRADLEELVDDAVRLGASALCGGRRPEGLDRGWFYEPTVLTGVTPRMRIHREEAFGPVASLYRVDDLDEAVALANDTPFGLSSNLWTRDEEEQRRFVRDIEAGGVYVNGMTASHPALPFGGVKRSGYGRELSGHGIREFCNATTVWYGAEP from the coding sequence ATGCCCATCGCCACGGTGAACCCCGCGACCGGTGAGACGCTCCAGACGTTCGAGGCCCTGGGGCCCGAGGGGATCGAGGTGCGCCTGGCCGCGGCGGACGAGGCCGCCCGCAAGAGCCGCGGCACCGGTTTCGCCGAGCGGGCCCGGCTGATGGAGCGGGCCGCGGAGCTGCTGGAGGAGGACCTCGACGAGATCGCCCGTACCGTGACCACCGAGATGGGCAAGCCGCTGGCGGCGGCGCGGGCGGAGGCGGCCAAGTGCGCCCGGGCGATGCGCTGGTACGCGCGGCACGCCGAGGAACTGCTCGCCGACGAGCACCCCGCCGAGGCGGACGTGCGCGACTCCGGCGCCCGTGCGGCCCGGGTGGTGTACCGGCCGCTGGGCGTGGTGCTGGCGGTGATGCCCTGGAACTTCCCGCTCTGGCAGGTCGTGCGGTTCGCCGCCCCCGCGCTGATGGCGGGCAACGTGGGGCTGCTCAAACACGCCTCCAACGTGCCGCGGACCGCGCTGTACCTGGAGGAGCTGTTCCGCCGGGCCGGCTGGCCGCGCGGCTGCTTCCAGACGCTGCTGGTCGGCTCCGGCGCGATCGAGGGCATCCTGCGGGACCCCCGGGTGGCCGCGGCCACCCTTACCGGCAGCGAACCGGCCGGGCGCTCGGTGGCCGCCGTCGCCGGGGACGAGGTGAAGAAGACGGTGCTGGAGCTCGGCGGCAGCGACCCGTACGTGGTGCTGCCCTCCGCCGATGTGGCGCGGGCTGCCCGCACCGCGGTGACCGCCCGGACCCAGAACAACGGTCAGTCCTGCATCGCGGCCAAGCGCTTCATCGTGCACCGCGACGTCCACGACGAGTTCGCCGCCCGCTTCACCGAGGGCATGGCGGCGCTGCGGGTCGGCGACCCGATGGCGGACGGCACCGACATCGGTCCGCTGTCCAGCGAACGCGGCCGGGCCGACCTGGAGGAGCTGGTGGACGACGCGGTGCGGCTGGGCGCCTCGGCGCTGTGCGGCGGACGGCGGCCGGAGGGTCTGGACCGGGGGTGGTTCTACGAGCCGACCGTGCTGACCGGGGTGACCCCGCGGATGCGGATCCACCGGGAGGAGGCGTTCGGCCCGGTGGCGTCGCTGTACCGGGTGGACGACCTGGACGAGGCGGTGGCGCTCGCCAACGACACCCCCTTCGGGCTGAGTTCGAACCTGTGGACCCGCGACGAGGAGGAGCAGCGGCGGTTCGTCCGGGACATCGAGGCCGGAGGCGTGTACGTCAACGGGATGACCGCCTCCCACCCGGCGCTGCCGTTCGGCGGGGTGAAGCGCTCGGGCTACGGCCGGGAGCTGTCCGGCCACGGCATCCGGGAGTTCTGCAACGCCACCACGGTCTGGTACGGCGCCGAGCCGTGA
- the ligD gene encoding non-homologous end-joining DNA ligase, which produces MGEAVELRAGEHTVRLSNPDKVYFPESGYTKLDVARYFLAVAPGVTRALYDRPTTLERFPDGITGESFFQKRAPRNHPDWLRTATISFPSGRHADELCPTGVEAVIWAVNLGCLTFHPWPVRSGRLDHPDELRIDLDPQPGTGFAQAVRVAGELHGLLDELGLRGWPKTSGGRGLHVFVPIEPRWTFTEVRRAAITLGRELERRMPGEVTTAWWKEERGERIFVDYNQTARDRTIASAYSVRPRPHAPVSAPLRWPEVADADPADFDLATMPGRFAELGDVHADMADHAYALDGLLEKADRDERDHGLGDLPYPPDHPKMPGEPRRVQPSRARPAE; this is translated from the coding sequence ATGGGCGAAGCGGTGGAGTTGCGGGCGGGCGAGCACACCGTGCGGCTGTCGAACCCGGACAAGGTCTACTTCCCGGAGAGCGGATACACCAAGCTGGACGTGGCGCGGTACTTCCTGGCCGTCGCCCCGGGCGTCACCCGGGCGCTGTACGACCGGCCCACCACCCTGGAGCGCTTCCCCGACGGCATCACCGGGGAGTCCTTCTTCCAGAAGCGCGCGCCCCGCAACCACCCCGACTGGCTGCGCACCGCCACCATCTCCTTCCCCAGCGGCCGGCACGCCGACGAGCTGTGCCCCACCGGGGTGGAGGCGGTGATCTGGGCCGTCAACCTCGGCTGCCTCACCTTCCACCCCTGGCCGGTGCGGAGCGGGCGCCTGGACCACCCCGACGAACTGCGGATCGACCTCGACCCGCAGCCGGGCACCGGTTTCGCCCAGGCGGTGCGCGTCGCCGGGGAACTGCACGGGCTGCTCGACGAACTCGGCCTGCGCGGCTGGCCCAAGACCTCCGGCGGCCGGGGGCTGCACGTCTTCGTCCCCATCGAGCCCCGCTGGACCTTCACCGAGGTGCGGCGCGCCGCCATCACCCTGGGCCGCGAGCTGGAGCGCCGGATGCCCGGTGAGGTGACCACCGCCTGGTGGAAGGAGGAGCGCGGCGAGCGGATCTTCGTGGACTACAACCAGACCGCCCGCGACCGCACCATCGCCTCCGCCTACTCGGTGCGGCCCCGCCCGCACGCCCCGGTGTCCGCCCCGCTGCGCTGGCCGGAGGTGGCCGACGCCGACCCCGCCGACTTCGACCTGGCGACCATGCCGGGCCGGTTCGCCGAGCTGGGCGACGTGCACGCCGACATGGCCGACCACGCCTACGCGCTGGACGGCCTGCTGGAGAAGGCCGACCGCGACGAACGGGACCACGGACTCGGGGACCTGCCCTATCCGCCGGACCACCCGAAGATGCCCGGGGAGCCCCGGCGCGTCCAGCCCAGCCGGGCCCGGCCGGCCGAGTGA
- a CDS encoding SpoIIE family protein phosphatase — protein MGRARPPENAASTRRQPRARTGRRRAGLGIRSVAGQALILQVVVALLIVAAGATALVLQADRDSEREARRRSLSVAQTFAHSPGVADALTSRDPTRELQPGAEAVRKSTDVDFVVVTDERGIRYAHPNPKLIGKRFVGDIDTPLSGQPVTEMVDSDIGRLLQATVPVENAEGEVVGLVSAGVLASSVGDVVHDQLPVLLGGAAIGLLLATGGIVLAARRLSRQTHGLGPAEMARMYEHYDAVLHAVREGVLIVGDRRLLLANDEARRLLELPADAEGRAVTDLGLHPRMTQMLVSGRVATDEVIAAGGRLLAVSNRPAQRAGGPVGVVATLRDTTELHELSGEAAMARDRLRLLYDSSVTIGTTLDVVRTARELAETTVPDLADFTTVDLVEGVPEGEEPVPGHPAGMRRIALHGIREDCPLYPEGEPIRFVTSTPQARGVAGARGVLAADLRTSPGWHAQDPERARAIVEYGIHSLIAVPLRSRNVVLGVVNFWRSERPEPFEEDDLSLAEEVAAHAAACIDNARRYTREHTMAETLQQSLLPSGLPEQNALDVAYRYLPAQAGVGGDWFDVIPLPGARAALVVGDVVGHGLHAAATMGRLRTAVHNFSALDMAPDELLGHLNDLALHIDHDEPGTGSDGLTGATCLYAIYDPVARVCTVARAGHPPPAVVDPDGSVRFAEVPAGPPLGLSGFPFESVELPLAAGSRLVLYTDGLVEQRGRDIDVGLDTLREVLARGEQDPEEICRQLLRALLPERPEDDIALLVARTRSVPADRIAEWAVPADPAAVAEVRTAVSGRLAAWGLAEEAFTTELILSELVTNAIRYGGSPIRARLILDRSLICEVADGSSTSPHLRRATTMDEGGRGLFLVAQLAERWGTRYTPTGKVIWTEQPLPAR, from the coding sequence ATGGGTCGAGCCCGGCCTCCGGAGAACGCGGCCTCCACCAGACGGCAGCCACGGGCCCGCACCGGCCGCCGCCGGGCGGGGCTGGGTATCCGCAGCGTGGCCGGACAGGCGCTGATCCTCCAGGTGGTGGTGGCGCTGCTGATCGTCGCCGCCGGGGCGACCGCGCTGGTGCTCCAGGCCGACCGGGACAGCGAGCGGGAGGCCCGCCGCCGGTCCCTGTCCGTCGCCCAGACCTTCGCCCACTCCCCCGGCGTCGCGGACGCCCTCACCTCCCGGGACCCGACCCGCGAGCTGCAGCCCGGTGCGGAGGCCGTCCGGAAGAGCACCGACGTCGATTTCGTGGTGGTGACCGACGAGCGCGGCATCCGCTACGCCCATCCCAACCCGAAGCTGATCGGGAAGAGGTTCGTCGGCGACATCGACACCCCGCTGTCCGGACAGCCGGTCACCGAGATGGTGGACAGCGACATCGGCCGGCTGCTCCAGGCCACCGTGCCGGTGGAGAACGCCGAGGGCGAGGTGGTGGGGCTGGTGTCGGCCGGGGTGCTCGCCAGCTCCGTGGGCGACGTGGTCCACGACCAGCTGCCGGTGCTGCTCGGCGGCGCCGCGATCGGCCTGCTCCTGGCGACCGGCGGCATCGTGCTGGCGGCCCGCCGGCTGAGCCGGCAGACGCACGGTCTCGGCCCGGCCGAGATGGCCCGGATGTACGAGCACTACGACGCGGTGCTGCACGCGGTCCGGGAGGGCGTCCTGATCGTCGGCGACCGGCGGCTGCTGCTCGCCAACGACGAGGCCCGCCGGCTGCTGGAGCTGCCCGCGGACGCCGAGGGCCGGGCCGTCACCGACCTGGGCCTGCACCCCCGGATGACACAGATGCTGGTCAGCGGCCGGGTCGCCACCGACGAGGTGATCGCGGCCGGGGGCCGGCTGCTGGCGGTCAGCAACCGGCCCGCGCAGCGCGCCGGCGGCCCGGTGGGGGTCGTGGCGACCCTGCGCGACACCACCGAGCTGCACGAGCTGTCGGGCGAGGCGGCGATGGCGCGGGACCGGCTGCGGCTGCTGTACGACAGCAGCGTCACCATCGGCACCACCCTGGACGTGGTGCGCACCGCCCGGGAACTGGCCGAGACCACCGTTCCGGACCTCGCCGACTTCACCACCGTGGACCTGGTCGAGGGGGTGCCGGAGGGCGAGGAGCCGGTGCCCGGGCACCCGGCCGGCATGCGGCGCATCGCGCTGCACGGCATCCGGGAGGACTGCCCGCTCTACCCGGAGGGGGAGCCGATCCGCTTCGTGACCAGCACGCCGCAGGCGCGGGGGGTGGCGGGGGCGCGCGGGGTGCTGGCGGCGGATCTGCGCACCTCCCCCGGCTGGCACGCGCAGGATCCGGAACGGGCGCGGGCGATCGTGGAGTACGGCATCCACTCGCTGATCGCGGTCCCCCTGCGGTCCCGGAACGTGGTGCTGGGCGTGGTGAACTTCTGGCGCTCGGAGCGGCCGGAACCCTTCGAGGAGGACGACCTGTCACTGGCCGAGGAGGTGGCCGCGCACGCCGCGGCGTGCATCGACAACGCCCGCCGCTACACCCGCGAGCACACCATGGCGGAGACCCTCCAGCAGAGCCTGCTGCCCAGCGGGCTGCCGGAGCAGAACGCCCTGGACGTCGCCTACCGCTACCTGCCCGCGCAGGCGGGGGTGGGCGGCGACTGGTTCGACGTGATCCCGCTGCCCGGCGCCCGGGCGGCGCTGGTGGTCGGGGACGTGGTGGGACACGGGCTGCACGCCGCCGCCACCATGGGCCGGCTGCGCACCGCGGTGCACAACTTCTCCGCGCTGGACATGGCCCCCGACGAGCTGCTGGGCCACCTCAACGACCTCGCGCTCCACATCGACCACGACGAGCCGGGCACCGGCAGCGACGGGCTGACCGGGGCCACCTGTCTGTACGCGATCTACGATCCGGTCGCCCGGGTGTGCACCGTCGCCCGGGCCGGGCATCCGCCGCCCGCCGTGGTGGACCCCGACGGTTCGGTGCGGTTCGCCGAGGTGCCGGCGGGGCCGCCGCTCGGACTGTCCGGGTTCCCCTTCGAGTCCGTCGAACTGCCGCTGGCGGCGGGCAGCCGGCTGGTGCTGTACACCGACGGGCTGGTCGAGCAGCGGGGCCGGGACATCGACGTCGGGCTCGACACCCTCCGCGAGGTGCTCGCCCGCGGGGAGCAGGACCCGGAGGAGATCTGCCGGCAGCTGCTGCGGGCGCTGCTCCCGGAGCGGCCCGAGGACGACATCGCCCTGCTGGTGGCCCGGACCCGTTCGGTCCCGGCGGACCGGATCGCCGAGTGGGCCGTGCCCGCCGACCCGGCGGCGGTGGCCGAGGTGCGCACCGCGGTCTCCGGGCGCCTCGCCGCGTGGGGGCTGGCCGAGGAGGCGTTCACCACCGAGCTGATCCTCAGCGAGCTGGTCACCAACGCCATCCGGTACGGCGGGAGCCCGATCCGCGCCCGGCTGATCCTGGACCGCTCGCTGATCTGCGAGGTCGCCGACGGCAGCAGCACCTCACCGCACCTGCGCCGGGCCACGACCATGGACGAGGGCGGGCGCGGGCTGTTCCTCGTCGCCCAGCTGGCGGAGCGCTGGGGCACCCGTTACACGCCCACCGGGAAGGTCATCTGGACCGAGCAGCCGCTGCCCGCGCGGTGA
- a CDS encoding MarR family winged helix-turn-helix transcriptional regulator, whose translation MNATPAGTEVLGTRLRHLLELLDAEVTAAYADIGLPGFRPRFTPVIRTLAASGAASIREIAEAIGVTHSAASQTVAELVKAELVTVAPGRDARRRIVRLTPRAERLLPALDAEAAATTAAVAAFEAELPFPLTRLVDEALDALRRRPLRERIREELNGAAPPGG comes from the coding sequence ATGAATGCCACACCCGCCGGGACCGAGGTACTGGGCACCCGGCTGCGCCATCTGCTGGAGCTGCTGGACGCCGAGGTGACGGCCGCTTACGCGGACATCGGCCTGCCCGGCTTCCGCCCCCGTTTCACCCCGGTGATCCGTACCCTGGCCGCCTCCGGCGCGGCCTCCATCCGGGAGATCGCCGAGGCGATCGGGGTCACCCACTCCGCCGCGAGCCAGACGGTGGCCGAGCTGGTGAAGGCGGAACTGGTGACGGTGGCCCCGGGGCGGGACGCGCGGCGGCGGATCGTCCGGCTGACCCCCCGCGCGGAACGGCTGCTGCCGGCCCTGGACGCCGAGGCGGCGGCCACCACCGCGGCCGTCGCCGCGTTCGAGGCCGAACTCCCCTTCCCGCTGACCCGGCTCGTGGACGAGGCGCTCGACGCGCTGCGCCGGCGTCCGCTGCGCGAGCGCATCCGCGAGGAGCTGAACGGGGCGGCCCCGCCCGGCGGTTGA
- the pip gene encoding prolyl aminopeptidase, whose product MTDTGESGTAELYPPIEPYDHGMLDVGDGNRIYWEVCGNPHGKPALVVHGGPGSGCSTGVRRYFDPDRYRVVLFDQRGCGRSTPHAGDPATDLRHNTTWHLVADMEALREHLGIDRWLLFGGSWGSTLLLAYAERHPERVSEIVVGAVTTTRRSEIDWLYRGVGRFFPEAWERFRAGVPEADRDGDLIAAYARLTSDPDPRVRARATEDWCAWEDTVVSLEDTPGPAPYSGRPSAARLALVRLAAHYFAHGAWLEEGALIRDAGRLAGIPGVLIHGRLDLGSPPHTAYQLSRAWPDAELTVVEDSGHFGSARMRARELAALDRFARRG is encoded by the coding sequence ATGACAGACACCGGGGAGAGCGGCACGGCGGAGCTGTATCCGCCGATCGAGCCGTACGACCACGGGATGCTCGACGTGGGGGACGGCAACCGGATCTACTGGGAGGTCTGCGGCAACCCGCACGGCAAGCCGGCCCTCGTGGTCCACGGCGGGCCCGGGTCGGGCTGCTCGACAGGGGTGCGCCGCTACTTCGACCCCGACCGCTACCGGGTCGTCCTGTTCGACCAGCGCGGCTGCGGCCGGAGCACCCCGCACGCCGGCGACCCCGCCACCGACCTGCGGCACAACACCACCTGGCACCTGGTCGCCGACATGGAGGCGCTCCGCGAGCACCTGGGCATCGACCGCTGGCTGCTGTTCGGCGGCTCCTGGGGCTCCACGCTGCTGCTCGCCTACGCCGAGCGCCACCCGGAACGGGTCTCGGAGATCGTCGTCGGGGCCGTGACCACCACCCGCCGCTCGGAGATCGACTGGCTCTACCGGGGCGTCGGCCGGTTCTTCCCCGAAGCCTGGGAGAGGTTCCGCGCCGGGGTTCCGGAGGCGGACCGCGACGGCGACCTGATCGCCGCCTACGCCCGCCTCACCTCCGACCCCGACCCCCGGGTGCGGGCCCGGGCCACCGAGGACTGGTGCGCCTGGGAGGACACGGTGGTCTCCCTGGAGGACACCCCCGGGCCCGCCCCGTACAGCGGCCGGCCCTCGGCGGCCCGGCTGGCCCTGGTCCGCCTCGCCGCCCACTACTTCGCGCACGGCGCCTGGCTGGAGGAGGGGGCGCTGATCCGCGACGCCGGCCGGCTCGCGGGCATCCCCGGGGTGCTCATCCACGGCCGCCTGGACCTCGGCAGCCCGCCGCACACCGCCTATCAGCTCAGCCGGGCCTGGCCGGACGCCGAACTGACCGTGGTGGAGGACTCCGGGCACTTCGGCAGCGCGCGGATGCGCGCCCGGGAGCTGGCCGCCCTGGACCGCTTCGCCCGGCGCGGCTGA
- a CDS encoding thioesterase II family protein, with translation MSDGQRNDLWVRRFHPVDDAGVRVVCLPHAGGSAPFFFPFSARLAAGGLDVLSVQYPGRQDRRDEPALDHLPDLAEQVFQALRGWADRPLVLLGHSMGAVIAYEVARQLERTAGDGPLGLIASGRRAPSRFREETVHTRDDAGFLAEIRQLSGTSASILDDEELVRMVLPALRADYKAVETHVPAPQPLLRCPIGVLTGESDPRVSLDEASAWREHTTGGFHFTSFTGGHFYLNDHQPAVCDAVAEYVEAFTKEAAAAG, from the coding sequence ATGAGTGACGGGCAGCGGAACGACCTGTGGGTCAGGCGGTTCCACCCCGTGGACGACGCCGGGGTACGGGTGGTGTGCCTGCCGCACGCGGGCGGTTCGGCACCCTTCTTCTTCCCCTTCTCGGCGCGGCTCGCGGCCGGCGGGCTCGATGTGCTGAGCGTGCAGTACCCCGGCCGGCAGGACCGCCGGGACGAGCCCGCCCTGGACCATCTGCCCGACCTCGCGGAGCAGGTCTTCCAGGCGCTGCGGGGCTGGGCGGACCGGCCGCTGGTACTGCTGGGCCACAGCATGGGCGCGGTCATCGCCTACGAGGTGGCGCGGCAGCTCGAACGGACCGCCGGTGACGGTCCGCTGGGCCTGATCGCCTCCGGGCGCCGGGCGCCGTCGCGGTTCCGGGAGGAGACCGTCCACACCCGGGACGACGCCGGGTTCCTCGCCGAGATCCGCCAGCTCAGCGGCACCTCCGCCAGCATCCTGGACGACGAGGAGCTGGTGCGGATGGTCCTCCCGGCGCTGCGCGCCGACTACAAGGCGGTGGAGACGCACGTACCGGCCCCGCAGCCGCTGCTGCGCTGCCCGATCGGCGTGCTCACCGGGGAGTCCGACCCCAGGGTGTCCCTGGACGAGGCGTCCGCCTGGCGGGAGCACACCACCGGCGGATTCCACTTCACGAGCTTCACCGGCGGCCACTTCTACCTCAACGACCACCAGCCGGCGGTGTGCGACGCGGTGGCGGAGTACGTCGAGGCGTTCACCAAGGAGGCCGCGGCGGCCGGCTGA
- a CDS encoding ferritin-like domain-containing protein produces the protein MTDEFVLDVNRIRAEARQKMEAGPVTDTYGTDRERVIGILNDVIATEVVCWLRYTRHAISASGIDRAQVSAEFTEHAAEEMQHAVRAAERVSQLGGDPDFDPATLTRRAHTDYTTPPDGELKTMLENNLLAERIVISTYQEIIRWLGDSDPTTRRLMESILEEEEEHADDLVDLLGV, from the coding sequence ATGACCGACGAATTCGTGCTGGACGTCAACAGAATCCGTGCCGAGGCCCGGCAGAAGATGGAGGCCGGGCCGGTCACCGACACCTACGGGACGGACCGGGAGCGGGTGATCGGCATCCTCAACGACGTGATCGCCACCGAGGTGGTCTGCTGGCTCCGGTACACCCGGCACGCCATCTCGGCGAGCGGCATCGACCGCGCCCAGGTCTCCGCCGAGTTCACCGAGCACGCCGCGGAGGAGATGCAGCACGCCGTCCGCGCCGCCGAACGCGTCTCCCAGCTCGGCGGCGACCCGGACTTCGACCCGGCCACCCTCACCCGGCGGGCGCACACCGACTACACCACGCCGCCCGACGGCGAGCTGAAGACCATGCTGGAGAACAACCTGCTCGCCGAGCGCATCGTGATCTCCACCTACCAGGAGATCATCCGCTGGCTCGGCGACAGCGACCCCACCACCCGCCGGCTGATGGAGTCCATCCTCGAAGAGGAGGAGGAACACGCCGACGACCTGGTGGACCTGCTCGGCGTCTGA
- a CDS encoding aldo/keto reductase → MTSTMPTITLNNGVRVPQLGFGVFQVPDDETATAVGRALEAGYRSIDTAAAYRNEKGVGDAIAASGLPREELFVTTKVWNDDQGYDATLAAFDASVRQLRLDYVDLYLIHWPVPARDRYLDTWRALERLLAEERVRAIGVSNFRPAHLRRVIEESGTVPAVNQIELHPRLQQSELRAVHAEHGIATEAWSPLAQGGVLTAPAVTRLAERYGRTPAQIVLRWHLQLGNIVIPKSVTPERIRENIDILGFTLGEQDLAEIAALDDGTRIGPDPDTFG, encoded by the coding sequence ATGACCAGCACCATGCCCACCATCACCCTGAACAACGGCGTCCGTGTCCCGCAGCTGGGCTTCGGCGTCTTCCAGGTGCCCGACGACGAGACCGCCACGGCCGTCGGCCGGGCCCTGGAGGCCGGCTACCGCAGCATCGACACCGCGGCGGCCTACCGCAACGAGAAGGGCGTCGGCGACGCCATCGCCGCGTCGGGCCTGCCGCGCGAGGAGCTGTTCGTCACCACCAAGGTGTGGAACGACGACCAGGGTTACGACGCGACCCTCGCCGCCTTCGACGCCAGCGTGAGGCAGCTGCGGCTGGATTACGTGGACCTCTACCTGATCCACTGGCCGGTCCCGGCCCGCGACCGCTACCTGGACACCTGGCGCGCCCTGGAGCGGCTGCTCGCCGAGGAGCGGGTGCGCGCCATCGGCGTCTCCAACTTCCGGCCCGCCCATCTGCGCCGCGTGATCGAGGAGTCCGGCACCGTTCCCGCCGTCAACCAGATCGAGCTGCACCCCCGGCTCCAGCAGTCGGAGCTGCGCGCGGTGCACGCCGAACACGGCATCGCCACCGAGGCGTGGAGCCCGCTGGCGCAGGGCGGGGTGCTGACCGCCCCGGCGGTCACCCGGCTCGCCGAGCGGTACGGCCGCACCCCCGCGCAGATCGTGCTCCGCTGGCACCTGCAACTGGGCAACATCGTCATCCCCAAGTCCGTCACCCCCGAGCGCATCCGGGAGAACATCGACATCCTGGGCTTCACCCTCGGTGAGCAGGACCTCGCCGAGATCGCCGCGCTGGACGACGGCACCCGCATCGGCCCCGACCCGGACACCTTCGGCTGA